The following are from one region of the Lepeophtheirus salmonis chromosome 8, UVic_Lsal_1.4, whole genome shotgun sequence genome:
- the Smn gene encoding survival motor neuron protein: MAEDSRVIFTKGDGDCEDNLWDDSLLIAAYDRATKKGDVVKRDWRLGENVRCDFEGVEYEAVIQCLDHGKGTATVRYIGYNNIEKVKIKELKLSLGQDQRDFQLLEAEGDEESSSLQNYEGESSWNVGDHCISIYKEDQRPYEAIITHMDSQSATVRFIGYDNVQSNNSLTELQPSNGENARHLQTEVALKEKFSKSMNLNPSQIPPPPPPLSFTKNKPENVALNSLLISWYQAGYHAGYLDALQKSS; this comes from the exons ATGGCTGAAGACTCCCGAGTGATCTTCACGAAAGGGGATGGGGATTGCGAAGATAATTTATGGGATGATTCTCTCCTCATTGCTGCCTATGATAGAGCAACCAAGAAAGGAGATGTGGTTAAGAGGGATTGGAGACTCGGGGAGAACGTTCGTTGTGACTTTGAGGGAGTGGAGTATGAAGCAGTGATTCAATGTCTGGATCATGGGAAGGGAACGGCGACTGTTCGCTACATTGGCTACAATAATATAGAGaaagtcaaaataaaagaattgaagCTGAGCTTGGGACAAGATCAAAGGGATTTTCAACTCTTGGAGGCTGAGGGGGACGAGGAATCGTCTTCTCTACAAAACTATGAGg GTGAGTCCTCTTGGAATGTGGGAGATCATTGTATATCGATTTATAAGGAGGATCAACGTCCTTATGAAGCAATTATTACTCATATGGACTCTCAATCAGCAACGGTTCGTTTTATCGGATATGACAATGTTCAGAGTAATAATAGCCTCACCGAGCTTCAACCTTCTAATGGGGAAAACGCGCGACATCTTCAAACTGAAGTAGCACTCAAAGAAAAGTTTAGTAAGAGTATGAACTTAAATCCCTCTCAAATCCCTCCCCCACCTCCTCCTTTAAGTTTTACTAAGAATAAACCAGAAAACGTTGCTTTAAACTCTTTGTTAATATCGTGGTATCAGGCGGGATATCACGCAGGATACCTTGACGCTCTTCAAAAATCATCCTGA
- the LOC121123737 gene encoding uncharacterized protein isoform X2, translated as MWNYYTNWKAIILWVNLGFICINTTKCQNCQTTNESLQKCIKMAEPLIKDSQNVFPSTEAEISHVCNNLFPRTWSDFIACVKKYTDNCLNNEEKTDFNRAVGDSINVVHRMCTNEDYKKDYMTHAHCIRDRATSQEHCGRYYQNLLEKISSATSTPSEICCAHSKFKYCVLKKTEYCQCDSNQKCSPNPIEKSKANTFAKATLEKALGFLLKQCDAVGFEDCSTSVENKQPRVIQTGGHEDFDGYFPSGPRTTKESNPKSATTSTTTSTTSPVVSSFSPSFIDDNVGQSTVATVSEIIPQNIINSLDSTTNRISYASILPNGSDKPTPLETDRSRPTPWLPQTEIKDFDDFFEENDFFEKELSAQELELRGDGVVFRPTFMFLTSCLIFILYLK; from the exons GCTTTATTTGTATCAACAcaacaaaatgtcaaaattgcCAAACAACCAATGAATCCctacaaaaatgtatcaaaatggCTGAACCTCTGATTAAGGACTCACAAAACGTATTTCCATCCACTGAAGCGGAAATAAGCCATGTTTGCAA caatctcTTTCCTCGAACATGGTCCGATTTCATAGCCTGTGTCAAGAAATACACCGACAATTGtttgaataatgaagaaaaaacggATTTCAATCGTGCTGTTGGAGACTCGATTAATGTTGTTCATAGAATGTGTACCAACGAGgattataaaaaag ATTACATGACACACGCACATTGTATTAGAGACCGAGCCACGAGTCAGGAACATTGCGGACGTTATTATCAAAACTTGTTGGAGAAAATTTCTTCAGCCACTTCGACACCTTCAGAAATTTGTTG TGCTCACTCCAAATTCAAGTACTGTGTATTGAAGAAAACAGAATACTGTCAATGTGACAGCAATCAGAAATGTTCACCTAATCCCATCGAAAAGTCAAAGGCCAACACTTTTGCCAAAGCTACTCTGGAGAAGGCCTTAGGATTCCTCCTTAAACAATGTGATGC GGTTGGATTTGAAGACTGTTCCACCAGTGTAGAAAATAAACAACCGCGAGTTATTCAAACTGGAGGACACGAGGACTTTGATGGTTACTTTCCAAGTGGGCCTCGTACTACCAAAGAATCAAATCCAAAGTCAGCAACCACTTCTACTACAACTTCGACAACGAGTCCGGTCGTATCGTCTTTTTCACCTTCCTTCATTGATGATAATGTTGGGCAAAGTACAGTGGCCACTGTTTCGGAAATaatccctcaaaatataataaactctCTCGATTCAACAACTAACCGAATTTCATACGCGTCTATCCTTCCCAATGGATCTGATAAACCAACTCCATTAGAAACGGATAGGAGCCGACCCACTCCATGGTTGCCTCAGACAGAAATTAAagattttgatgacttttttgaGGAAAACGACTTCTTTGAGAAGGAACTCTCCGCACAAGAGTTGGAGTTGAGAGGAGATGGAGTTGTCTTTAGACctacttttatgtttttaacatcttgtcttatattcatattatatttaaaatga
- the LOC121123737 gene encoding uncharacterized protein isoform X1 yields the protein MVISSVYQLLLFSLIVQTQGNDNCVHNYACVAEAGNLIRSYPDGIETVDVCRMLCQKQDGCEHFTWYDENGAFPQSCFLYSYCNRKDNNTCRDCHYSGPKYCRRSFQPCTPIGGDFGGTWFCFPQIESMDEPVPHGTRCIFKCPAHMAFHTCEEGKWSEIPGENQRCMCPSLNQALGKSDGDIICWPPQRDYTSRVPAGTYCLHTCHGHPKHEMRCRHAAWTLRPQQLACENKIPPKSMGQGFKEMIENPESSDLDMEEVLSKGLSSLIKSNEDEEDLNTYINGETLTMTKVHHSKISNDTSLINYKYKFLPGPPKDEIIIDERYKYKLRNGPEDGDKKSTLKELPRRPNPQSLLTYQQYLLRQDRDEYDKEYRKKHITVQTTESPYVSTKNPHHSLKLPYNSKPLPQPYKKDDHIFSDSKSAYLPEVSKYEKKNTKNASPLTPFVRASKEKPDFSALYRENKREIPKRELFVNKLLKKMSKLDTTTDEVENKLELQLLQALLPTENRYRSCKRAPKNVKHGHIACRHNRKFSSGSTCILKCFPGYVPEKNSKTKCEDGIWLNEEWLNCVKSIAMLIGGWNPESGLLKNVEIYSPQQHPCSNINVAPLPAPRKGLVANWIDGSVIACGGYNQTAVLNVCWKFVPELNDWKEIRSTEIERHFATSVISGGDFYVLGGRDGKEEPVALGAVERLKSEERTWELIPEMKLSIERAYHCSIPLSHNSIVLTGGYSWNSILNDVELFNTSEMERGWTKLKGMNTPRYLHSCGVVPNSEDDHNNNPQIIVAGGYSSEYLSSSEIYDFNTGEWRDTGPMMEPRQGAHMLVLNGRPTVIGGFHSTDRYPDVVEQYDLKSGRWVPVSQRIKTRRRYFAAVEIPENLFSPHC from the exons ATGGTTATTTCAAGTGTTTATCAACTTTTACTATTTTCCCTGATTGTTCAAACCCAAGGAAACGATAATTGCGTGCACAATTATGCATGCGTGGCTGAAGCTGGGAATTTAATTCGATCCTACCCGGATGGAATAGAG ACTGTGGATGTGTGCCGTATGCTTTGCCAAAAGCAAGATGGATGTGAACATTTTACATGGTACGATGAGAACGGCGCCTTTCCCCaatcatgttttttatattcttattgcAACCGTAAGGACAACAATACTTGTAGAGACTGTCATTACTCTGGTCCCAAATATTGTAGACGTAGCTTTCAACCATGTACACCCATTGGGGGCGACTTTGGTGGTACATGGTTCTGTTTCCCACAAATTGAATCAATGGACGAGCCAGTTCCTCATGGAACGAGGTGCATTTTTAAATGCCCTGCACATATGGCCTTTCATACATGTGAAGAAGGGAAATGGAGTGAAATCCCGGGTGAAAATCAAAGGTGCATGTGTCCATCCTTGAATCAAGCACTTGGAAAATCAGATGGAGATATAATTTGTTGGCCACCACAAAGAGATTATACATCTCGTGTTCCAGCAGGTACATATTGTCTTCATACTTGTCATGGTCATCCTAAGCATGAAATGCGCTGTCGACATGCTGCATGGACTTTAAGGCCTCAACAATTGGcttgtgaaaataaaattcctccAAAATCCATGGGTCAAGGATTTAAAGAAATGATTGAAAATCCGGAATCAAGTGATTTAGATATGGAGGAAGTCTTGTCCAAGGGGCTTTCAAGCTTGATAAAAAGTAATGAGGATGAGGAAGACTTGAACACTTATATCAATGGCGAGACTTTGACCATGACGAAGGTGCATCATAGTAAAATCAGCAATGAcacttcattaataaattataagtacaaATTTTTACCAGGACCACCAaaggatgaaataataatagatgAAAGATACAAATACAAATTGAGAAATGGACCCGAAGATGGGGACAAAAAATCTACGTTGAAG gAGCTTCCTCGAAGACCAAATCCGCAATCTCTCTTGACATATCAGCAATACTTATTGCGTCAAGATCGAGACGAATATGATAAAGAATATAGGAAAAAGCACATTACAGTCCAAACTACAGAAAGTCCTTATGTTTCGACAAAAAACCCACACCATTCGCTTAAGTTGCCTTACAATTCAAAGCCTCTGCCACAACCATATAAAAAGGATGATCATATATTTTCCGATTCCAAATCCGCCTATCTCCCCGAAGTTTCAaagtatgagaaaaaaaatacaaaaaacgcATCCCCATTGACACCTTTTGTGAGAGCTTCAAAAGAAAAACCAGACTTTTCGGCTCTTTACagagaaaataaaagagaaatacCGAAAAGAGAATTGTTCGtcaataagttattaaaaaagatgagCAAGCTTGACACTACTACAGATGAAGTGGAGAATAAGTTGGAACTCCAGTTACTTCAGGCATTACTACCAACGGAGAATAGATATCGTTCCTGTAAAAGAGCTcccaaaaatgtcaaacatgGACATATTGCTTGCAGACATAATAGAAAGTTTAGTTCTGGAAGTACGTGTATCCTAAAGTGCTTCCCGGGTTATGTCCctgaaaaaaactcaaaaacaaaATGCGAGGATGGAATTTGGTTAAATGAAGAATGGTTGAATTGTGTTAAATCTATAGCAATGCTCATCGGAGGTTGGAATCCAGAGTCTGGATTATTAAAAAACGTAGAGATTTATTCACCTCAACAGCACCCttgttcaaatattaatgttgcGCCACTTCCTGCACCAAGAAAGGGCTTAGTAGCAAATTGGATTGATGGATCCGTTATTGCTTGCGGAGGATATAATCAAACAGctgttttaaatgtttgttGGAAATTCGTACCTGAATTAAATGATTGGAAAGAAATCAGATCGACAGAGATAGAGCGACACTTTGCAACATCCGTGATTTCGGGAGGTGATTTTTATGTACTCGGTGGTAGAGATGGTAAGGAAGAGCCGGTCGCTTTAGGAGCTGTAGAAAGGTTAAAAAGCGAAGAAAGGACGTGGGAATTAATCCCAGAAATGAAACTTTCAATCGAAAGAGCATATCATTGCAGTATTCCATTGAGCCATAATAGTATTGTTTTAACAGGAGGCTATTCTTGGAATTCTATATTGAATGATGTTGAATTATTTAACACGTCGGAAATGGAGCGTGGATGGACTAAGTTGAAAGGAATGAACACTCCTCGATATTTACATTCTTGTGGTGTAGTTCCGAACTCAGAGGACGATCATAATAACAACCCACAAATCATAGTCGCAGGAGGTTACTCCTCTGAGTACTTATCATCATCAGAAATATATGACTTTAACACAGGGGAGTGGAGAGACACAGGACCAATGATGGAGCCTCGGCAAGGAGCGCATATGTTAGTTTTGAACGGAAGGCCCACAGTCATTGGTGGATTTCACTCTACCGATCGATATCCAGATGTAGTTGAACAATATGACCTAAAATCGGGTCGATGGGTCCCTGTATCACAAAGAATTAAAACACGAAGGCGTTATTTTGCAGCAGTGGAAATCCCAGAGAATCTTTTCTCTCCGCATTgctga
- the LOC121123736 gene encoding kelch-like protein 2 isoform X2 has protein sequence MASSTMTTSHVTKTILSPHPTKAFQHLDIMRREKRFIDIELLAGEARFPAHKVVLCACSPYFDRMFRPEFQEGSGTVKEVSLTDFNSDTLGLLIEFMYTAKITVNEENAQDILAGGNLLLLPVVIEAASEVLSKMLDQSNCLAIRSLASAFSRNDLEKRAENFILERFESVWTSEEFSEASFGDVKSLLSSDDIIVKSEETIWNAILKWICFNETERKTKYLEDLVKLCLRIPLLPPSFVQNKILEHAFIKNASGLYDHFKTSVCKTTTYRGSNKLLFLQCGNNSPWLYTQPVLYDFKQTNWMSLPGPSPPMKYREGSSFVFFENTILSIGGEFNLEPENSLGVNPPMAPIVGAHHELRLDYEVYSLKLDEREWSRHSSLNIPRKRHQSVITHGKVYVLGGCSIDATPVNSVEIYSSSEWKMGPNMLKRRVSHGAVELKGELWVLGGWDGQRIVKTIEKLNIENNKWDEVPVSWDDRAVGNPIRMKMGVAVLDDKIYTVGGCLQTLDPCYSAHCFDPITKEWTKLTNMKYSRNNPVLVPYRGKLYVFGGEGNSQGLIESFDPHTKEWTVLTSRIKYFANAAYGGTLIDKPWDWDIAGRADERRLTESGSNRNMQIILSGIGLDVVQTMRSHNLF, from the exons ATGGCGTCGTCCACCATGACGACAAGTCATGTCACAAAAACGATCCTTTCTCCTCATCCTACGAAGGCATTTCAGCATTTAGATATAATGAGACGTGAAAAACGTTTTATTGACATTGAACTTCTTGCTGGGGAGGCTCGATTTCCTGCTCACAAAGTTGTTTTGTGTGCATGTTCTCCTTACTTTGATCGGATGTTTCGTCCTGAATTTCAAGAAGGAAGTGGTACTGTCAAAGAAGTTAGTTTAACTGATTTTAACTCAGATACACTTGgacttttaattgaatttatgtatACTGCCAAAATCACTGTGAACGAAGAAAATGCACAAGACATTCTGGCTGGAGGCAATTTACTTCTTTTACCAGTAGTCATTGAGGCAGCTTCGGAGGTATTATCAAAAATGCTGGATCAATCAAATTGTCTTGCCATTCGTTCACTAGCATCCGCGTTTAGTAGGAATGATTTGGAAAAGAGagcagaaaattttattttggaacgATTTGAAAGTGTTTGGACGAGTGAGGAGTTCTCTGAGGCATCATTTGGAGATGTTAAGAGTCTGTTATCCTCAGatgatattattgtaaaaagcgAAGAAACCATTTGGAATGCAATACTAAAGTGGATATGCTTCAATGAAACagaaaggaaaacaaaatatttggagGACCTTGTCAAGCTTTGTTTGCGAATTCCACTTCTTCCACCCTCTTTTGTACAAAACAAAATCCTTGAACATGCATTCATTAAAAATGCATCAGGGTTATACGATCATTTTAAGACATCGGTATGTAAAACAACGACTTATCGTGGTTCCAATAAACTACTTTTTCTCCAATGTGGAAATAATTCACCTTGGCTATATACACAACCAGTTCTGTATGACTTCAAACAGACAAATTGGATGTCACTTCCCGGCCCATCACCTCCTATGAAGTATAGAGAGGGTtcatcttttgtattttttgaaaataccatTCTATCGATAGGGGGCGAATTTAATCTAGAACCTGAAAATAGTTTGGGCGTAAATCCTCCAATGGCACCTATTGTAGGAGCGCATCATGAACTAAGACTCGACTATGAAGTTTACTCTCTCAAATTGGACGAACGAGAGTGGAGCAGACATTCTTCATTAAACATTCCACGCAAACGACACCAATCAGTTATAACCCATGGAAAAGTGTATGTTTTGGGGGGATGCAGTATTGACGCCACTCCTGTTAATAGTGTTGAGATATATAGTTCTTCAGAGTGGAAAATGGGTCCCAATATGCTCAAACGTAGAGTATCACATGGAGCAGTTGAACTTAAGGGAGAACTATGGGTACTTGGAGGCTGGGACGGTCAAAGAATTGTTAAAACAATAGAGAAATTAAATATCGAAAACAATAAGTGGGATGAAGTTCCTGTCAGTTGGGATGATAGAGCCGTTGGAAATCCCATACGAATGAAAATGGGAGTTGCAGTATTGGATGACAAAATTTATACAGTGGGTGGATGTTTACAAACGTTGGATCCTTGTTATTCCGCACATTGTTTTGATCCTATCACTAAA gagTGGACCAAACTAACAAACATGAAATACTCTCGAAATAATCCTGTTTTAGTGCCATATCGAggaaaattatatgtatttggtGGAGAAGGGAATTCTCAAGGTCTTATTGAAAGTTTTGATCCTCATACCAAAGAATGGACAGTATTaacctcaagaataaaatattttgccaatGCAGCATATGGGGGGACATTAATTGATAAACCCTGGGACTGGGATATTGCTGGAAGAGCGGATGAACGCAGACTCACCGAAAGTGGATCAAATCGtaatatgcaaataatattatcagGCATTGGACTTGATGTTGTTCAAACAATGAgatctcataatttattttag
- the Tcs3 gene encoding tRNA N6-adenosine threonylcarbamoyltransferase: MPIILGIEGSANKIGIGIVNDGKVISNPRRTYNAPPGEGFLPRDVAKHHQTVILDVVKEALDEGEVSPGDIDAIAFTKGPGMGAPLSICALVARTLALLWKRPLIGVNHCIGHIEMGRLITGAQNPTVLYVSGGNTQIIAYAQQKYRIFGETIDIAVGNCLDRFARVLKLPNDPSPGYNIEIAARKGSKLLTMPYVVKGMDVSFSGILSYIEERAPGLISSGEFSPEDLCFSLQETIFAMLVETTERAMAHTGSNEVLIVGGVGCNLRLQEMMKIMCDERDGKLYGTDMRFCIDNGAMIAQAGWEMFNCGITTKMEDTEITQRYRTDEVDVKWRD, encoded by the coding sequence ATGCCCATAATATTAGGAATTGAGGGAAGTGCCAATAAGATTGGTATAGGGATCGTGAATGATGGAAAAGTTATCAGCAATCCAAGACGAACCTACAATGCTCCTCCAGGAGAAGGTTTTCTTCCTCGAGACGTGGCTAAGCATCATCAAACCGTTATTTTAGATGTAGTCAAGGAGGCTTTGGATGAAGGTGAAGTGAGTCCTGGGGATATTGATGCAATTGCATTTACTAAAGGCCCCGGAATGGGTGCTCCACTTTCTATCTGTGCACTTGTGGCTAGAACACTTGCTCTTTTGTGGAAAAGGCCACTGATTGGTGTGAATCATTGTATTGGGCATATTGAAATGGGAAGGCTTATAACGGGTGCTCAAAATCCTACTGTTCTCTACGTCTCTGGTGGAAATACACAGATCATTGCGTATGCTCAACAAAAGTACAGGATATTTGGTGAAACCATTGATATTGCCGTGGGTAATTGTTTGGATCGATTTGCTCGAGTGTTAAAACTACCCAATGATCCTAGCCCTGGTTATAATATTGAAATCGCTGCCAGAAAAGGAAGCAAATTGCTCACTATGCCCTACGTTGTTAAGGGCATGGATGTTTCCTTTAGCGGGATTCTCTCCTATATAGAAGAGCGAGCTCCAGGCCTCATTTCCTCAGGTGAATTTTCTCCAGAGGATCTTTGTTTCTCCCTACAAGAAACTATATTTGCCATGCTTGTAGAAACTACAGAGAGGGCAATGGCCCACACTGGATCAAATGAGGTTCTCATAGTTGGAGGGGTTGGATGCAATCTCCGTCTCCaagaaatgatgaaaataatgtgTGATGAAAGAGATGGGAAACTTTATGGGACGGACATGAGATTCTGCATTGACAATGGAGCAATGATAGCTCAAGCCGGCTGGGAAATGTTCAATTGTGGAATTACAACAAAAATGGAGGACACAGAGATCACTCAAAGGTATAGAACGGACGAAGTTGATGTAAAATGGCGCGACTga
- the LOC121123736 gene encoding kelch-like protein 25 isoform X1 — translation MLIYSSMASSTMTTSHVTKTILSPHPTKAFQHLDIMRREKRFIDIELLAGEARFPAHKVVLCACSPYFDRMFRPEFQEGSGTVKEVSLTDFNSDTLGLLIEFMYTAKITVNEENAQDILAGGNLLLLPVVIEAASEVLSKMLDQSNCLAIRSLASAFSRNDLEKRAENFILERFESVWTSEEFSEASFGDVKSLLSSDDIIVKSEETIWNAILKWICFNETERKTKYLEDLVKLCLRIPLLPPSFVQNKILEHAFIKNASGLYDHFKTSVCKTTTYRGSNKLLFLQCGNNSPWLYTQPVLYDFKQTNWMSLPGPSPPMKYREGSSFVFFENTILSIGGEFNLEPENSLGVNPPMAPIVGAHHELRLDYEVYSLKLDEREWSRHSSLNIPRKRHQSVITHGKVYVLGGCSIDATPVNSVEIYSSSEWKMGPNMLKRRVSHGAVELKGELWVLGGWDGQRIVKTIEKLNIENNKWDEVPVSWDDRAVGNPIRMKMGVAVLDDKIYTVGGCLQTLDPCYSAHCFDPITKEWTKLTNMKYSRNNPVLVPYRGKLYVFGGEGNSQGLIESFDPHTKEWTVLTSRIKYFANAAYGGTLIDKPWDWDIAGRADERRLTESGSNRNMQIILSGIGLDVVQTMRSHNLF, via the exons ATGTTA ATTTACAGCTCAATGGCGTCGTCCACCATGACGACAAGTCATGTCACAAAAACGATCCTTTCTCCTCATCCTACGAAGGCATTTCAGCATTTAGATATAATGAGACGTGAAAAACGTTTTATTGACATTGAACTTCTTGCTGGGGAGGCTCGATTTCCTGCTCACAAAGTTGTTTTGTGTGCATGTTCTCCTTACTTTGATCGGATGTTTCGTCCTGAATTTCAAGAAGGAAGTGGTACTGTCAAAGAAGTTAGTTTAACTGATTTTAACTCAGATACACTTGgacttttaattgaatttatgtatACTGCCAAAATCACTGTGAACGAAGAAAATGCACAAGACATTCTGGCTGGAGGCAATTTACTTCTTTTACCAGTAGTCATTGAGGCAGCTTCGGAGGTATTATCAAAAATGCTGGATCAATCAAATTGTCTTGCCATTCGTTCACTAGCATCCGCGTTTAGTAGGAATGATTTGGAAAAGAGagcagaaaattttattttggaacgATTTGAAAGTGTTTGGACGAGTGAGGAGTTCTCTGAGGCATCATTTGGAGATGTTAAGAGTCTGTTATCCTCAGatgatattattgtaaaaagcgAAGAAACCATTTGGAATGCAATACTAAAGTGGATATGCTTCAATGAAACagaaaggaaaacaaaatatttggagGACCTTGTCAAGCTTTGTTTGCGAATTCCACTTCTTCCACCCTCTTTTGTACAAAACAAAATCCTTGAACATGCATTCATTAAAAATGCATCAGGGTTATACGATCATTTTAAGACATCGGTATGTAAAACAACGACTTATCGTGGTTCCAATAAACTACTTTTTCTCCAATGTGGAAATAATTCACCTTGGCTATATACACAACCAGTTCTGTATGACTTCAAACAGACAAATTGGATGTCACTTCCCGGCCCATCACCTCCTATGAAGTATAGAGAGGGTtcatcttttgtattttttgaaaataccatTCTATCGATAGGGGGCGAATTTAATCTAGAACCTGAAAATAGTTTGGGCGTAAATCCTCCAATGGCACCTATTGTAGGAGCGCATCATGAACTAAGACTCGACTATGAAGTTTACTCTCTCAAATTGGACGAACGAGAGTGGAGCAGACATTCTTCATTAAACATTCCACGCAAACGACACCAATCAGTTATAACCCATGGAAAAGTGTATGTTTTGGGGGGATGCAGTATTGACGCCACTCCTGTTAATAGTGTTGAGATATATAGTTCTTCAGAGTGGAAAATGGGTCCCAATATGCTCAAACGTAGAGTATCACATGGAGCAGTTGAACTTAAGGGAGAACTATGGGTACTTGGAGGCTGGGACGGTCAAAGAATTGTTAAAACAATAGAGAAATTAAATATCGAAAACAATAAGTGGGATGAAGTTCCTGTCAGTTGGGATGATAGAGCCGTTGGAAATCCCATACGAATGAAAATGGGAGTTGCAGTATTGGATGACAAAATTTATACAGTGGGTGGATGTTTACAAACGTTGGATCCTTGTTATTCCGCACATTGTTTTGATCCTATCACTAAA gagTGGACCAAACTAACAAACATGAAATACTCTCGAAATAATCCTGTTTTAGTGCCATATCGAggaaaattatatgtatttggtGGAGAAGGGAATTCTCAAGGTCTTATTGAAAGTTTTGATCCTCATACCAAAGAATGGACAGTATTaacctcaagaataaaatattttgccaatGCAGCATATGGGGGGACATTAATTGATAAACCCTGGGACTGGGATATTGCTGGAAGAGCGGATGAACGCAGACTCACCGAAAGTGGATCAAATCGtaatatgcaaataatattatcagGCATTGGACTTGATGTTGTTCAAACAATGAgatctcataatttattttag